A window from Aquabacterium sp. NJ1 encodes these proteins:
- a CDS encoding NYN domain-containing protein: protein MSGSYLFIDGNYFQQAWEKFNSFWFDGKGRFSYPQLSAHHKKIFYYDALPSKKDNESDEEFGARLKAKHDFFNYLRGLSRWHVYEGISKRARGGIARQKEVDVLIAVDMLTHTHRKNMEELTFIAGDQDFRPLIDAVVREGMNVNLWYGSGSVSEDLKNTADSSMCMDVFSLHHFLDGDTQKSCPMPQRSGSMGEFQPHGRLIENGFRGDQLVARIRRDATFDHINSAVVFSGVYHSNYRVQGNLEFAKKVYAYEFGDIEWRPAGGE from the coding sequence ATGTCTGGCAGCTACCTCTTCATCGATGGCAACTACTTTCAACAAGCTTGGGAGAAATTCAACAGCTTTTGGTTTGACGGCAAAGGTCGTTTTTCCTATCCTCAGCTTTCGGCTCATCACAAGAAAATCTTCTATTACGACGCATTGCCATCGAAGAAAGACAACGAGTCAGATGAGGAATTTGGGGCACGACTTAAAGCCAAGCATGACTTCTTCAATTACCTGCGCGGCCTAAGCCGGTGGCATGTCTACGAAGGAATATCAAAGCGAGCCAGAGGGGGCATTGCTAGGCAAAAAGAGGTAGACGTTTTGATTGCTGTGGACATGCTTACGCACACTCATCGCAAGAACATGGAGGAGTTGACCTTCATTGCTGGCGATCAGGATTTCAGACCGCTCATTGATGCAGTCGTTAGAGAGGGCATGAACGTCAACCTTTGGTATGGCAGTGGCTCCGTTTCAGAGGACCTGAAAAACACTGCGGACTCATCAATGTGCATGGACGTCTTTTCCCTGCACCACTTCCTTGACGGCGATACGCAGAAGTCATGTCCAATGCCTCAGCGTAGTGGATCAATGGGTGAGTTTCAACCGCATGGACGACTGATAGAAAACGGCTTTAGAGGCGATCAGTTAGTTGCCAGGATTCGGCGAGACGCTACCTTTGACCACATCAACTCCGCTGTCGTTTTTTCCGGTGTCTATCACAGCAACTACCGCGTCCAGGGCAACCTTGAATTCGCAAAGAAGGTGTACGCGTATGAGTTCGGCGACATCGAGTGGAGGCCAGCTGGCGGCGAGTAA